The following DNA comes from Kluyveromyces lactis strain NRRL Y-1140 chromosome E complete sequence.
GATGGGCGGCCCCACAcacctaatcaaatccgtacaccacatacctaatcaaatccgtacaccacatacctaatcaaatccgtacaccacatacctaatcaaatccgtacaccacatacctaatcaaatccgtacaccacatacctaatcaaatccgtacaccacatacctaatcaaatccgtacaccacatacctaatcaaatccgtacaccacatacctaatcaaatccgtacaccacatacctaatcaaatccgtacaccacatacctaatcaaatccgtacaccacatacctaatcaaatccgtacaccacatacctaatcaaatccgtacaccacatacctaatcaaatccgtacaccacatacctaatcaaatccgtacaccacatacctaatcaaatccgtacaccacatacctaatcaaatccgtacaccacatacctaatcaaatccgtacaccacatacctaatcaaatccgtacaccacatacctaatcaaatccgtacacccCGCTCCTCCCTTTCTGGTaattttacttttatttttttcatttttttcatttttttcatttttttattttttcattttttcattttctcattttctcttttttaatCACTCTAGACggatttcctcttctggtaattttctttttctcattttctcattttctcattttctcttttctaatCACTCGAAAcggatttcctctttcggtaattttgcttctttgttttttactttaatttctttttcctcttctccTCTTTCGCTTTCTCCTTTCACTCTCATCCATTCTCATTCCTCaatttatactttttttggCAGTATTCTTGACTGTTTTTCACCATTTCCCCTTACCCGCACTTCCatcacattttctttgtcaatCCACCTTCTTGCCATGGCCAATGCTTGGTCCTGCTGGGCCTGGTCCTTGCATAGGATACACACGTTACCCGCACAATTATCAcccattttcaacttcttccaacttttgcTCCTCTTGCCAtgaaacttcatttcaaattactTCACTTCATCACTTCCTTAGTTACCCTGCTTTATTATAAATCACGTGCTTCCCATCTCCCGCTTCCCATCTCCCGCTTCCCATCACCTGCTTCTCTTCACCTGCTTctcttcactttcatttttcatccCTTCTCATTCTACCTTTCTTTCCCTCTCTCCCTCTGAATATCAGAATTCTCCACTGTTTTTCACAATTACTACTTACCCGCACTTAAACTACACTTCTCCATGTTAATCAACCTTATTCCTATCCTATCCTCTGATCTCATCCTGGCCGTGCCTAAGCTACTACAGTTACCCGCACAAACAATTCCCATCCCACATCTCCcatttctgcttctcttgCCACCAAACTTCATTTAAAATTACTTCACTTCTTGACCCTAATACTTACCCTGCTTTCTTCTATATCACGTGCCTCTTATCTCTCCTCTCCCACCCACGcttttccatttcaccCACCTTCTGTTCTATATCGTTTCATACGGCACGAACCTCAGTGGTTCTCTCCTGTCCCATCCCATCCATTCTCAATCCATACTTCAATCCTGTTTTTGTCCGGGTTACCcctttccttcaaatctgtttcattttcctttttttcgcttttcatttttcattttcatctctgTCATTTCATACGGCACGGAGCTAGGCACTTCTCCCCTGTCCCATTTCCTCACTTCTTCCCTCTCTCTCCCTCAGctttcccatttttttcatttttttcatttttcattgcactCACTATTCCTGCTACCACAAGGGTCCCcccttgtaaatggatgAATCTTGCTGAACACAAGGGTCCTCCCTTGTAAATGGGTACTCCATTACTGAATACACGTGACTACTTCAACCAtcccattttcatttttcattgcactATTCCTGCCACCACAAGCATCCTCCTCAAGGGGCCCcccttgtaaatggatgGATCATTGCTGAATACAAGGGTCCCCCCTTGTAATTGGATGCCCTTTCCTGaattcacgtgactgattcaaccattttcattttcatttttcaccaCGATCAATCAATCCTCGTGAATCATCTCCTGAACTTATTCACGTGATAACCAGAGGAAGtgtttttcattttcatacTTCCTGTCCATCATCCCTCCATAGAGAGGACCTCTCCCTCTGTGAATAGAATACGCTTCTCCATACACGTGACCACCGCAAACACTCTACTAACAACTATCTCTCGTGAATCATCTCCTGAACTGTGAACTATGAACTGCCTATTCAATGTATACTGCTACTCTACTGTTTATATCAATTGCTCGTCTATTcctctctctccctctCCTTCCTCcctctctctccctcttcttcctccctcttcttcctcccTCCTCCCTTTCACTTTTCCATCtgaaaccttcttttccttttctaaagttgaaaaatctaCTGAAACGCAGTCTCCAGAATCACTGGAAACTGCCACAGCACCACGTGACTAGATAATGTCTTTTTCACAACGACAACTTCCGGCGAACTGAACTTACTTAAACAATCTGTCGTTCTCGACTTTAATTATTCTTTAATTTACTCATCAACTAAACTCAAACTGCAGAGCAATAAGTCCAAAACCAAACTACTAACATCTACTAAACATCTACTAGACATGTCATCTCACCCTTTCCAGGTCATTGATTTGTGTGCTCctgcagaagaaacttcacGTCTGCTATTAGAAGCTGCAAATACTCAAGGTTTTCTGTTTATTGACGGCCACtctttttctcaacaacaagTAGATGCTTTGTTTCGCTTATCCATGGAGTACTTCACCAATACTCCCCACCACGAAAAGCTGCAATATGCTTTCGATGTCGCCAAGAATTATGGATACACTGATTATACTCGTGAACAAGGGGACCCCAGCAAGGCCAAAGACTTCAAAGAGTGCTACAATTTTGGTTCTATAAATTTCAGCAATGGTACTTACAACGGCCAATCGCGGTCTACTTCTGAAAATTGTATGCAGCATGGTGAAGTTCCCCCATTGTTTACTTATCACAATGACTTAATTGTTGACAGcatcaagaaattccaTGAGCTGGCCAGGAATATCATGGGATTATTCACGGTAGCCCTTGGAATCATccaagaagatttctttgtatcCAGGTTCAGTGACGATAAGAAGAACGGATGTGTCATGAGGTTGTTGCACTATCCCCTTTTCAGGGATGATGGCGTTGATGGCAGCTCTGGGATTGACCCGACGCTAAGAATTGGACCTCATTCGGATTACGGCGCATTGACACTCTTGCTTCAAAAGGAAGGAGAGCAAGGGCTGGAAGTGCAATTGGACCCGGGCTGTGACCAGTGGACAAAGGTTCCGTTTTTGACTTCCAGATACGAAGGTTCGGCTCCTCCAATTGTCGTTAACTTCGGTGACATGTTGAGCTTTTGGACAAAAGGCGTTATTAGGAGCACGAAACACAGAGTGAAAATTGACCCTGGTGAAACGAGATCCAGTGACAGATACTCCATTGTGTTTTTTACCCATCCTGACGCAGACACTACCCTAGATCCCGTTCCAAGTAGAGTCATCGAGAGTAACTCTAATGGCATTGGGGCACCTCCGGTGACGGCTTACGAGTATTTGTCTGCTCACCTCTCCCGCGTGATCAACTCAATTCCCAGTCATGACGGCATGGTATAGGCTGCGTCACATTCTATgacttctttcattttgttttacagttttttttacaggttttttttttgagattattaattttcaattttctaCTGTAGGCAGACAGAGTGAAGAATTTCTAACTTGATTAACTGCTATTGAGCAGGTCAGCCACTAACTTCAAACCCTGACATGTACCCTCAAATAGTTTTATATACTCCCAATACTTACCGTACCTAGTAATGAGGCTACTGAATAACGCTATACTCCGAAGGAGATACGTCGGAACATTCGCTGATGAGTTATAAGGTATATCACTCTCTCCTATTGGAACACTCTGATAATAAAAAGTCatttattttgatgaaaaaagaagagtgaatttgaatctttggatctAGAACTTGACAACACGACTGCATAAATGACCAGCATGAGGGCCGGTGGTGAGGAAGGCCTTTCACATGTTTCCCTCTGCAACTGGTAATTGTGCACCTGTAAATCATCAACCGGTCGAGAGAGACGAAGTCTGTCACAGAGACAACAGCACACTCTCGAACTCTCGAAGTTCGAACGTCTCAGTATTGCAATctattggaaaaaaataccaGTATTGATGTCTGCAGATATTCTGCTGGgtcatctcatcttttatgacaaattttgactctatctcttttgattctaCTCGTGTTGGtatgtattttcttcttttttcttaacCTGGAAACATATAAATATACCT
Coding sequences within:
- a CDS encoding uncharacterized protein (conserved hypothetical protein), which codes for MSSHPFQVIDLCAPAEETSRLLLEAANTQGFLFIDGHSFSQQQVDALFRLSMEYFTNTPHHEKLQYAFDVAKNYGYTDYTREQGDPSKAKDFKECYNFGSINFSNGTYNGQSRSTSENCMQHGEVPPLFTYHNDLIVDSIKKFHELARNIMGLFTVALGIIQEDFFVSRFSDDKKNGCVMRLLHYPLFRDDGVDGSSGIDPTLRIGPHSDYGALTLLLQKEGEQGLEVQLDPGCDQWTKVPFLTSRYEGSAPPIVVNFGDMLSFWTKGVIRSTKHRVKIDPGETRSSDRYSIVFFTHPDADTTLDPVPSRVIESNSNGIGAPPVTAYEYLSAHLSRVINSIPSHDGMV